CGGATCGAGGCGGCGACATGGTCGAAATCGGCATGCAAAGCGTTGCGGCTGCCGACCAGCGTCATCTCGCGTTTATGGAATTCGGGGTCGGAGAAGGTGATGTCGTCCTTGACGACGCTGACCAGCACCAGCGTGCCGCCATGCGCGACATGGGCAAAGGCCGATTGCACCGATTGCGTGTTGCCGGTGGCGTCGAACACAAGGTCGAAACCTTCACCGCCGGTCGCCTGACGCACCAGTTCGGTCGCCTGCGCCTTGGAGCCGTCGAGTGCCGCAAAGCCGAGCTCGCTTTCGGCGAAGCCGAGCCGCTCGGTGCTCATGTCGAGCAGGCTGACGTCGAGCCCGGCGATCCGGGCAAACAGCGCCGTGCCGAGGCCGATCGGCCCGGCGCCGATGACCAGAGTGCGCTGGCCGGGTGAGGCAAGCGAGCGCCGCACGGCGTGCGCGCCGATCGCCAGGAATTCGACCGCCGCAGCATCGGCCAGCGACAGGCCGTTCGTCGGGTAAAGGTTCTGCGCCGGCACCAGGATCTCGTCGCACATGGCGCCGTCGCGATGCACGCCCAGCACCTCGATGCTGACGCAGCAATTCGGCTTGCCGTGGCGACAGGCGATGCATTCGCCGCAGGCGAGATAGGGATTGATGATCACCGGCTCGCCCACGGAAAGGTCGACGCCTTCACCCCTCTCGACGACCGTGCCCGAGACCTCGTGGCCCATGATGCGCGGATAGGCGAGGAAAGGGTGCTTGCCTTCGAAAATGTGGTAGTCGGTGCCGCAGATGCCGACATGGCTGACGGCGATCCGCGCCCAGCCGGGCCGCGGCGCACCGGGTTCCGTACGGTCTTCGAGGACAAGGTCGCCGGGCGAGCGGCAGACGACGGCTTTCATGCGCTGATCCAGTACTTGCGAGAGCGCCGGCCTCGGTCGATCGAGGCCGGTGCCATTTCAGGGACGGTTATTTGCCGCGACGGCGCAGGCCGTCGAAGTAGACGATGACGATGATCAGCATGCCGGTGATGACGCGCTGCCAGAAGGTGTTGACGTTGAGCAGGTTGGCGCCGTTGTTGATCGTCGAAAGGATGAAGGAGCCGATCAGCGGCCCGTGCACCGAACCGATGGCGCCGAACAGCGAGGTGCCGCCGATCACCGACGAGGCGATGGCCTGCAGCTCATAGGTGTCGCCCTGCGTCGGGTTGCCGATGCCGATGCGCGAGGCGAGCAGCACGCCGACGAAGGCGGCAAGCAGGCCGGACAGGATGTAGGCCATGAAGATGGTGCGCGGCACGTTCACGCCGGACAGGCGCGCGGCCTCGGCATTGGAACCGACCGAGAACAAATAGCGGCCCCAGCGCGTGTGATGCAGGAAGACGTAAGACGGTATCGCGACCAGGATCACCATCCAGAACAGATAGGGGATGCCGAGCAGCGAGCCGCGCGAGAAGGCCTGGAACGGGTCGCTGTTGATCGAGATCGAGTTGCCGTTGGTCATCAGCAAGCCGATGCCGCGCAGCGAGGTCATGGTGGCCAGCGTGATGATGAAGGGCGGCAGGCCCATCTTGACGATGCCGAAGCCGTGGAAGAGGCCGATGGCGACGCCGACCAGCAAAGTGATCAGCACCGCCGCCCAGATCGGCCAGCCGGCATTGATCAGAAGCGCGACGACGACGGTGGTGAAGCCGACCACGGCGCCGACCGAAAGGTCGATGCCGCCGGTGATGATGACGAAGGTCTGGCCGACGGCGAGGATGGCGATCAGCGAACCCTGGCGCAGAAGGTTGGTGATGTTGAGCGCCGTGGCGAAGGACGGCGTGGCGACCGCCAGCACGATCCACATCAGCAGCAGAAGGCCAAGCAGCGTCAGCCCGAACAGGGCGTTGAAATTGCGCTTGGGTTTTTCGGCGGGGATCGCCTCGGTGCTCATTTTTGTCCTCCCGACTTTTCTTGTTTCTCGGCCAGTGCCTGACCCAAAATGTCCTCGTGGCTGGCGGTGTGGAAGCCATGCGTGGCGACCAGCTTGCCGCGCCGGAACACATGCAGCGTGTCGGCGAGCTCATAGACTTCCGGCAGATAGGACGAGATCAGGATGATGCCGGCGCCCTTGGACAACAGCGTCGAGAACAGCCGGTAGATCTCGGCCTTGGTGCCGACATCGACGCCCACCGTCGGTTCGTCGAAGATGAACAGCTTGGCGCCATGCGCCAGCCATTTGCCGATGACGATCTTCTGCTGGTTGCCGCCCGACAGGCTGGAGGCGAGCGCATGACGCGTCGGCGTCTTGATGCGGAGATCCGCGATCTGGCGCTCGGCCTCGGATTTTTCGCGCGAGCCGGAGATCAGAAGATTGCTCGAAATGCGCTTGTAGATCGGCAGGTTGAGGTTCGTGCCGACCGGCAGGTTGAGGCAAAGGCCCTGGTCGCGGCGGCTTTCGGGGGCGAGGGCCATGCCGAGCCGGATCGCGTCGTGCTCGGAATTGACCTGCACCTCCTTGCCTTGCCACAGGATCTGGCCGGCAGACTTCCTGTGGCGGCCATAGAGCGTGGTGACGAACTCGCTGCGGCCGGCGCCGATCAACCCGTAGAGGCCGACGATCTCGCCGGCGCGGACGGTTACCGAGACATTCTCGAAACCCTTGCCCGAGAGGTTCCTCGTCTCGACGATCGTCGCGCCCGGCGTGAAATGTTCCTTGTGGTAGATCTGCTCGATCGAGCGGTTGATCATCAGCTTGACCAGTTCCGGCTCGTTGGTCTCGGCGATGTCGCGGGTGCCGACGAGCGTGCCGTCGCGCAGCACCGAGACGCGGTCGGCGAGCTCGAACACTTCCTCCATGCGATGGCTGATATAGATGATGGTGACACCTTCGCCCTTCAGCCGGCGGATCAGCTTGAACAGCTGGTCGGCTTCCTTGCGGGTGAGATAGGCGGTCGGCTCGTCGAAGATCAGGAACTTGGTGCCGCGGACCGTGGCGCGGGCGGCGGCGATCAGCTGCTGCTGGCCGATGGTAAGGTCGCCGAGCACGACATGCGCCGGCAGATCGAAGCCCAGGCCGTCGATGATCTTCTGCGCTTCATTGACCATGGCGCGCTGCTGCAGCAGGCCGAAGCGCGAATTCTCCTCGCCGAGGAACATGTTGGCGGCGACGGTGAGGTGGCGGCAGAGCACCACCTCCTGGTGGACGGCATTGATGCCGAGCGCCATCGCCTCGTGCGGCGTGGCGAGCGCTTCAGGCCTGCCCTCCCAGATCACCTCGCCGGAGGTGCGCGGCATGACGCCGGTGAGCAATTTGATGAGCGTCGATTTGCCGGCGCCGTTCTCGCCGACGATGGCGTGGATCTCGGCCGCCTTGAAGGCAAGGTTCACCGGCTTCAGCGCATGGGTGCCGGGATAGCGCTTCTCGAGGCCCTTGAGTTCGAGGATCGTCCTGCCGGGCTCCAGCGTGGGTGCGGGGTGCAGTTCCTGCGCCGTCGAAGTCATGGCAATCCTCCCAGATTGATCTCAACCGGTGGGTACGCAGCGATGCGTCTAGCGCGCATCTAGAAGG
The window above is part of the Mesorhizobium sp. WSM4904 genome. Proteins encoded here:
- a CDS encoding zinc-binding alcohol dehydrogenase family protein; translated protein: MKAVVCRSPGDLVLEDRTEPGAPRPGWARIAVSHVGICGTDYHIFEGKHPFLAYPRIMGHEVSGTVVERGEGVDLSVGEPVIINPYLACGECIACRHGKPNCCVSIEVLGVHRDGAMCDEILVPAQNLYPTNGLSLADAAAVEFLAIGAHAVRRSLASPGQRTLVIGAGPIGLGTALFARIAGLDVSLLDMSTERLGFAESELGFAALDGSKAQATELVRQATGGEGFDLVFDATGNTQSVQSAFAHVAHGGTLVLVSVVKDDITFSDPEFHKREMTLVGSRNALHADFDHVAASIRDGAVPLAKLVTHRTTLAGTPRDLARWAHEKSGLIKAVIEVGS
- a CDS encoding ABC transporter permease, with the protein product MSTEAIPAEKPKRNFNALFGLTLLGLLLLMWIVLAVATPSFATALNITNLLRQGSLIAILAVGQTFVIITGGIDLSVGAVVGFTTVVVALLINAGWPIWAAVLITLLVGVAIGLFHGFGIVKMGLPPFIITLATMTSLRGIGLLMTNGNSISINSDPFQAFSRGSLLGIPYLFWMVILVAIPSYVFLHHTRWGRYLFSVGSNAEAARLSGVNVPRTIFMAYILSGLLAAFVGVLLASRIGIGNPTQGDTYELQAIASSVIGGTSLFGAIGSVHGPLIGSFILSTINNGANLLNVNTFWQRVITGMLIIVIVYFDGLRRRGK
- a CDS encoding sugar ABC transporter ATP-binding protein, whose amino-acid sequence is MTSTAQELHPAPTLEPGRTILELKGLEKRYPGTHALKPVNLAFKAAEIHAIVGENGAGKSTLIKLLTGVMPRTSGEVIWEGRPEALATPHEAMALGINAVHQEVVLCRHLTVAANMFLGEENSRFGLLQQRAMVNEAQKIIDGLGFDLPAHVVLGDLTIGQQQLIAAARATVRGTKFLIFDEPTAYLTRKEADQLFKLIRRLKGEGVTIIYISHRMEEVFELADRVSVLRDGTLVGTRDIAETNEPELVKLMINRSIEQIYHKEHFTPGATIVETRNLSGKGFENVSVTVRAGEIVGLYGLIGAGRSEFVTTLYGRHRKSAGQILWQGKEVQVNSEHDAIRLGMALAPESRRDQGLCLNLPVGTNLNLPIYKRISSNLLISGSREKSEAERQIADLRIKTPTRHALASSLSGGNQQKIVIGKWLAHGAKLFIFDEPTVGVDVGTKAEIYRLFSTLLSKGAGIILISSYLPEVYELADTLHVFRRGKLVATHGFHTASHEDILGQALAEKQEKSGGQK